One window from the genome of Erwinia sorbitola encodes:
- the rfaQ gene encoding putative lipopolysaccharide heptosyltransferase III — protein sequence MMNSAPVPLPKRILVIKLRHHGDMLLTTPVINTLKQNWPQAEVDVLLYHETREMLSANPAIARLMTIDRQWKKQGAAVHLKHEWQLMQQLRARQYDVVINLADQWRSALATRWTGARIRLGFDFPKRRGALWRFCHTQLVPVTGHGKLHTVEQNLSLLEPLGNLQTSSQVTMSYNASDWEHVEGLLGQQAVPNDFIVVQPTSRWFFKCWTEAKMAATISALQASGYTLVLTSGPDKREQEMVANILAQCPEERVISLAGQLTLRQLAALIDHARLFIGVDSVPMHMAAALSTPCVALFGPSKLTFWRPWQVQGKVIWAGDYGALPDPDDIDTKTDERYLDLIPVEVVINATKELLS from the coding sequence ATCATGAATTCAGCACCTGTTCCACTGCCAAAGCGCATTTTGGTTATTAAACTACGCCATCATGGCGATATGCTGCTCACGACCCCGGTCATCAATACTCTGAAGCAAAACTGGCCGCAGGCGGAAGTTGATGTACTTCTGTACCACGAAACCAGAGAGATGCTGTCAGCAAACCCGGCTATCGCCCGGCTGATGACCATTGACCGGCAGTGGAAAAAACAGGGTGCCGCTGTACATTTGAAACATGAATGGCAGCTGATGCAACAGCTTCGCGCTCGTCAGTATGATGTTGTTATCAACCTTGCTGACCAATGGCGCAGCGCCCTTGCTACGCGCTGGACGGGAGCCAGGATCAGGCTCGGTTTTGACTTTCCCAAGCGTCGCGGCGCGCTGTGGCGTTTTTGTCATACGCAGCTGGTGCCCGTTACAGGACACGGCAAGCTGCATACCGTTGAACAAAATCTTTCGCTGCTGGAACCACTGGGCAACCTGCAAACCTCATCTCAGGTCACTATGAGCTATAACGCCAGTGACTGGGAGCACGTCGAGGGCTTACTGGGTCAGCAGGCCGTACCGAATGATTTTATTGTGGTTCAGCCAACATCCCGATGGTTTTTCAAATGCTGGACGGAGGCCAAAATGGCCGCCACCATCAGCGCACTGCAAGCCAGCGGCTATACGCTGGTGCTCACCTCTGGCCCTGATAAACGAGAGCAGGAAATGGTGGCGAATATTCTGGCACAGTGCCCTGAAGAGCGGGTGATTTCCCTGGCCGGCCAGCTCACTTTGCGTCAGCTGGCGGCGTTGATCGACCATGCGCGGCTGTTCATCGGCGTGGACTCGGTACCTATGCATATGGCGGCGGCACTGAGCACTCCCTGTGTGGCACTCTTTGGCCCGTCAAAACTGACCTTCTGGCGTCCCTGGCAGGTACAAGGCAAAGTCATCTGGGCGGGTGACTATGGCGCGCTGCCGGATCCTGACGATATCGATACAAAAACCGATGAGCGTTACCTTGATCTCATCCCCGTCGAGGTTGTGATCAATGCAACAAAGGAGCTGTTGTCATGA
- the coaD gene encoding pantetheine-phosphate adenylyltransferase — protein MSTKAIYPGTFDPMTNGHLDIVTRAALMFDHIILAVAASPSKKPLFSLEERVALASEVVAHLPNVKVVGFSDLMANFARAQQANVLVRGLRAVSDFEYELQLAHMNRHLLPTLESVFLMPSEAYSFISSSLMKEVARHGGEVEAFLPAPVYEALKAKL, from the coding sequence ATGAGCACCAAAGCCATCTACCCCGGTACCTTTGATCCGATGACCAACGGCCACCTTGACATCGTAACCCGCGCTGCGCTGATGTTTGATCACATCATACTGGCAGTGGCGGCCAGCCCGAGCAAGAAGCCCCTGTTTTCACTGGAGGAGCGCGTTGCACTGGCAAGCGAAGTGGTGGCACATCTGCCAAACGTCAAGGTAGTGGGCTTCAGTGACCTGATGGCTAACTTCGCCAGAGCGCAACAGGCCAATGTGCTGGTACGCGGACTGCGGGCGGTCTCAGATTTTGAGTATGAATTGCAGCTGGCGCATATGAACCGCCATCTGCTTCCCACTCTGGAAAGCGTATTTCTGATGCCGTCCGAAGCCTACTCCTTTATTTCATCATCGCTGATGAAAGAGGTGGCGCGCCACGGAGGGGAAGTCGAAGCGTTTCTTCCGGCCCCGGTATACGAGGCTCTGAAAGCGAAGCTCTGA
- the mutM gene encoding bifunctional DNA-formamidopyrimidine glycosylase/DNA-(apurinic or apyrimidinic site) lyase — protein MPELPEVETSRRGIEPHLVGATILHAVVRNSRLRWPVSQEIHALSDQPVLSVQRRAKYLLLELPTGWIIVHLGMSGSLRVLPEDLPAAKHDHVDLVMSNGKVLRYTDPRRFGAWLWCPDLAASSVLSHLGPEPLGDDFSPEYLFEKSRGKRTAVKPWLMDNKVVVGVGNIYASESLFVAGISPDRPAMALSEADAALLVTTIKAVLLRSIEQGGTTLRDFLQSDGKPGYFAQELQVYGRAGEPCRQCGMPIESSKHGQRSTFFCRHCQK, from the coding sequence ATGCCAGAGTTACCAGAAGTCGAAACCAGTCGACGCGGGATTGAGCCGCATCTTGTTGGCGCCACGATTTTGCATGCCGTGGTGCGTAATTCGCGCCTGCGCTGGCCGGTATCTCAGGAGATCCATGCCCTGAGCGATCAGCCTGTACTGAGCGTTCAGCGACGTGCAAAATATCTGCTGCTCGAACTGCCGACGGGTTGGATCATCGTGCATCTGGGTATGTCAGGCAGCCTGCGAGTGTTACCGGAAGATCTGCCTGCGGCAAAACACGATCATGTCGATCTGGTGATGAGCAATGGCAAAGTTTTGCGCTACACGGATCCGCGCCGCTTCGGTGCCTGGCTGTGGTGTCCTGATCTTGCGGCCAGTTCAGTACTGTCGCATCTCGGGCCTGAGCCTCTTGGCGATGACTTTTCACCGGAATATCTGTTTGAAAAATCGCGTGGTAAGCGCACGGCGGTAAAGCCATGGCTGATGGATAACAAAGTGGTGGTTGGTGTGGGTAACATCTATGCCAGCGAGTCGCTGTTCGTGGCAGGGATCTCGCCCGATCGTCCGGCGATGGCATTAAGCGAAGCAGATGCCGCGCTGCTGGTTACCACGATTAAAGCGGTTTTGCTGCGCTCTATTGAGCAGGGCGGAACCACGCTGCGTGACTTTTTGCAAAGTGATGGCAAGCCGGGATATTTTGCGCAGGAGCTACAGGTGTATGGACGTGCTGGTGAGCCTTGCCGCCAGTGCGGTATGCCGATAGAGAGTAGTAAACACGGGCAGCGCAGCACATTTTTCTGCCGTCACTGCCAGAAGTAA
- a CDS encoding glycosyltransferase family 4 protein, translating to MKPFRLALVRQKYRPDGGAERFISRALLALEQQNLELNVITREWQGEVNPDWHIHLCNPLKLGRISRERGFARAAKAVWLREKFDLVQSHERIAGCDIYRAGDGVHRNWLHQRARLLPSWRHPLLFNSPYHRFVMQAESDMYSAPELKAVICNAGMIKREIVEQFHVDAEKITVIYNAIDHHTFYPADIAVKRQLREQYQLPAQAHCLIFVGSGFERKGLAAAIRAIAPTDSYLMVIGRDKNEKSWRALASSLGCEARIRFMGMQKNTLPFYQAADGLLLPTLYDPFPNVILEAMACGLPVITSTTCGGAEFITNGANGFVTDALDVPALTAAVQQLPREALDSAMGSAAREKIMPYNPSALSSQLIDLYQRVLTQ from the coding sequence ATGAAACCATTTCGTCTGGCCCTGGTAAGGCAAAAATATCGCCCGGATGGCGGTGCCGAACGCTTTATTTCGCGTGCGCTGCTGGCACTTGAACAGCAGAACCTCGAACTTAACGTCATTACCCGCGAGTGGCAGGGTGAAGTCAATCCAGACTGGCACATCCATTTATGTAACCCACTGAAACTGGGCCGCATCAGCCGTGAGCGCGGCTTTGCCAGAGCGGCAAAAGCGGTATGGCTGCGTGAAAAGTTCGATCTGGTACAAAGCCATGAACGTATAGCCGGGTGTGATATCTATCGTGCCGGAGATGGCGTCCATCGCAACTGGCTGCATCAGCGAGCGCGACTGCTTCCCTCGTGGCGTCATCCACTTCTATTTAACAGCCCTTATCATCGCTTTGTGATGCAGGCAGAGTCCGATATGTATTCCGCGCCTGAGTTAAAAGCGGTGATTTGCAATGCCGGGATGATAAAGCGGGAAATCGTTGAGCAATTCCATGTGGACGCAGAAAAAATCACCGTCATCTATAACGCTATCGATCACCATACGTTTTATCCCGCAGATATCGCGGTAAAGCGTCAGTTACGCGAGCAGTATCAACTCCCGGCTCAGGCACACTGCCTGATCTTTGTCGGCTCCGGGTTTGAAAGAAAGGGACTGGCCGCTGCAATACGAGCGATTGCCCCCACCGATAGCTATCTGATGGTTATCGGCCGCGATAAAAACGAGAAGTCCTGGCGTGCTCTGGCCAGCTCTTTGGGCTGTGAGGCCCGTATTCGATTTATGGGTATGCAAAAAAACACCCTGCCGTTTTATCAGGCGGCAGATGGCCTGCTATTGCCCACACTGTACGATCCCTTCCCCAACGTTATTCTGGAAGCGATGGCATGCGGGCTACCCGTTATTACCAGTACAACCTGCGGCGGTGCCGAATTTATCACCAACGGTGCCAATGGCTTCGTCACTGATGCCCTTGACGTCCCTGCGTTGACGGCTGCTGTTCAGCAGTTACCGCGTGAAGCGCTGGATTCCGCTATGGGTAGCGCTGCGCGTGAAAAGATCATGCCCTATAACCCGTCAGCTCTCTCCTCGCAATTGATCGACCTTTATCAAAGAGTATTAACTCAATGA
- a CDS encoding glycosyltransferase, producing the protein MTQSPLLSVVVPLYNAGELFAPFMASLLAQTFEDLEIIIVDDGSTDGSGERADEYARQKSNITVIHQENGGVSCARNTGMKHIRGTYVTFPDADDILEPDLYSTLMAMVRTDDLDVAQCNALRTSSLYGPGTILIPLNRLRSTQIMSGTSWLDRALKTRRYLHVVWLGVYRVSLIKQANLQFVPGLHHQDILWTTEFMLNARRVRYNERALYHYLLHSESISNRPRVGQPNVEYQRHYLRICQRLEELNQQYSHSVKIHRSFHAQIFREALIVCHAIRREPDEAARQAMIADFLATDTLSRMRRNARGLKQRYHLLLWHYRLWWWRKSAQAHT; encoded by the coding sequence GTGACCCAAAGCCCTCTGCTGAGTGTCGTTGTACCTCTTTACAATGCAGGGGAGCTATTTGCTCCTTTTATGGCATCTCTGCTGGCACAAACTTTCGAAGATCTTGAAATCATTATTGTTGATGATGGTTCAACGGATGGCTCAGGAGAGCGTGCAGATGAGTATGCTCGCCAGAAAAGTAACATCACTGTTATCCATCAGGAAAACGGTGGCGTCTCCTGCGCCCGAAACACTGGTATGAAACACATCAGGGGAACCTATGTCACCTTCCCCGACGCAGACGATATCCTTGAGCCAGACCTGTACAGCACCTTAATGGCAATGGTCAGGACTGACGATCTGGATGTGGCACAGTGCAACGCATTACGCACCAGTTCATTATATGGCCCGGGAACCATATTAATTCCTCTCAATCGGCTTCGTTCAACTCAGATTATGAGCGGCACATCCTGGTTGGATCGTGCTTTAAAAACCCGTCGTTATCTGCACGTTGTCTGGCTGGGTGTTTACCGCGTTTCTCTGATCAAGCAGGCAAATTTGCAGTTTGTTCCAGGGCTTCATCATCAGGACATACTGTGGACAACCGAATTTATGCTCAATGCCCGTCGGGTACGTTATAACGAGCGCGCCCTTTATCACTATCTGCTGCATTCAGAATCCATTAGCAACCGCCCAAGAGTGGGGCAGCCTAACGTTGAGTACCAGCGCCATTATTTGAGGATTTGCCAGCGCCTGGAGGAATTGAATCAGCAATACAGTCATTCCGTTAAAATCCATCGCTCATTTCATGCCCAGATTTTTCGTGAGGCGCTGATTGTTTGTCATGCCATTCGCCGCGAACCTGATGAGGCCGCCAGACAGGCGATGATTGCTGATTTTTTAGCAACCGACACCCTTTCCAGGATGCGGCGCAACGCGCGTGGACTGAAGCAAAGATACCATCTCCTGCTCTGGCATTATCGCTTGTGGTGGTGGCGAAAATCCGCTCAGGCGCACACCTGA
- the waaA gene encoding lipid IV(A) 3-deoxy-D-manno-octulosonic acid transferase has product MITIYTALLYLIQPLIWLRLWLRGRKAPAYRKRWAERYGFCAGKVQPDGILLHSVSVGETLAAIPLVRALRHRYPNLPIVVTTMTPTGSERASSAFGKDVHHVYLPYDLPGAMNRFFDTVRPRLVIIMETELWPNMITQLHTRKIPLVIANARLSERSAKGYAKIGKFMKHLLQRITLIAAQNQEDGERFISLGVKRSQLAVTGSLKFDISVTPELAARAITLRRQWAPRRPVWIATSTHEGEESIILEAHRKLLERFPNLLLILVPRHPERFDTARVLTQKAGFSYTMRSSGEIPSGSTQVVIGDTMGELMLLYGIADLAFVGGSLVERGGHNPLEPAAHAIPVLMGPHIFNFKDICARLQQADGLITVTDADSLDKEIGTLLTDEDYRLYYGRHAVDVLHQNQGALQRLLHLLEPHLPQRNH; this is encoded by the coding sequence ATGATTACCATTTATACCGCTCTGCTGTATCTCATTCAGCCTCTTATCTGGCTGCGCCTCTGGCTGCGCGGCCGGAAAGCCCCTGCTTACCGCAAACGCTGGGCTGAACGTTATGGATTCTGCGCGGGGAAAGTGCAGCCTGACGGTATTCTGCTTCACTCGGTATCGGTGGGTGAAACTCTGGCCGCTATTCCTCTGGTGCGCGCACTGCGCCATCGCTACCCTAATCTTCCGATTGTTGTCACCACCATGACGCCAACAGGCTCGGAGCGTGCCAGCTCGGCCTTTGGCAAAGACGTTCACCACGTCTATCTCCCCTATGACCTGCCCGGCGCAATGAACCGTTTCTTCGATACGGTGCGTCCGCGACTGGTGATCATCATGGAAACCGAGCTATGGCCTAATATGATCACCCAACTGCATACGCGCAAAATTCCGCTGGTGATCGCCAATGCTCGTCTGTCTGAGCGTTCCGCAAAGGGTTATGCGAAGATCGGTAAATTCATGAAACATCTGTTGCAACGCATCACTCTGATTGCCGCGCAAAATCAGGAAGATGGTGAGCGTTTCATCAGCCTTGGCGTAAAACGTTCGCAGCTGGCGGTCACCGGCAGTCTGAAGTTTGATATTTCTGTAACACCAGAGCTGGCTGCGCGCGCCATCACACTGCGTCGTCAGTGGGCGCCACGTCGCCCGGTATGGATTGCCACCAGCACCCATGAAGGGGAAGAGAGCATTATTCTTGAGGCGCACCGTAAGTTGCTGGAGCGTTTCCCTAACCTGCTGCTGATTCTGGTGCCACGCCACCCGGAGCGTTTCGATACCGCACGTGTGCTGACGCAGAAAGCTGGTTTCAGCTATACCATGCGCAGCAGCGGTGAAATTCCCTCAGGCAGCACTCAGGTAGTGATTGGCGATACGATGGGTGAGCTGATGCTGTTATACGGCATCGCCGACCTGGCCTTTGTTGGCGGCAGCCTGGTTGAGCGCGGCGGCCACAACCCGCTGGAACCAGCGGCCCATGCTATTCCGGTACTGATGGGGCCACACATCTTTAACTTTAAAGATATCTGCGCACGCTTGCAGCAGGCCGATGGGCTGATTACCGTAACCGATGCCGACTCGCTGGATAAAGAGATTGGCACCCTGCTGACAGATGAAGATTACCGCCTCTACTATGGCCGGCATGCCGTAGATGTGCTTCACCAGAATCAGGGAGCATTGCAACGCCTGTTACATTTACTTGAACCTCATCTGCCTCAGCGGAATCATTAA
- a CDS encoding glycosyltransferase family 2 protein, which produces MSTRQKLSVVMIAKDAADLLPECLESVSWADEIILLDSGSSDGTPDIASRHGAKVFHSEGWPGYGKQRQQAQRHASHPMILMIDSDERVTPELKQAIEKVLEQPPSPAVYSIARRNLFLGRFMRHSGWYPDRVTRLYPRHYQYNDNQVHESLETAQVKATPLHGDLLHLTCRDFAAFQWKQFAYAEAWAKQRHQQGKRCGITAIFGHTAGAFLKTLVLRAGFLDGKQGWLLAVVNAQYTFNKYTALWALNHASRNGRL; this is translated from the coding sequence ATGAGCACTCGCCAGAAACTGTCGGTAGTGATGATTGCCAAAGATGCAGCAGACCTGCTGCCAGAATGTCTTGAGTCAGTCAGCTGGGCAGATGAGATTATCCTGCTCGACTCCGGCAGCAGCGATGGCACGCCGGATATTGCCAGCCGTCACGGTGCAAAAGTCTTCCACTCTGAGGGATGGCCCGGATATGGCAAACAGCGCCAGCAGGCGCAGCGCCATGCCAGCCACCCGATGATTCTGATGATCGATAGTGACGAACGCGTCACCCCTGAGCTGAAACAGGCTATTGAAAAGGTTCTGGAGCAGCCTCCCTCCCCGGCGGTGTACAGCATTGCGCGGCGTAATCTGTTCCTCGGCCGTTTTATGCGCCATAGTGGCTGGTATCCGGATCGCGTCACCCGCCTGTATCCTCGTCACTATCAGTACAACGACAACCAGGTGCATGAATCACTGGAAACGGCACAGGTGAAAGCCACCCCGCTGCACGGCGATCTGCTGCACCTGACCTGTCGTGACTTCGCTGCATTCCAGTGGAAACAGTTCGCTTACGCAGAAGCCTGGGCTAAACAACGCCATCAGCAGGGGAAACGTTGCGGTATAACGGCCATTTTTGGGCATACAGCCGGAGCATTTCTGAAAACACTGGTGCTGCGTGCAGGTTTTCTTGATGGGAAACAGGGCTGGTTACTGGCCGTGGTGAATGCACAGTATACTTTTAATAAATACACGGCCCTCTGGGCTCTTAATCACGCATCCAGGAACGGCAGACTATGA
- a CDS encoding glycosyltransferase encodes MKNHILFIIDGLPGGGAENVTLTLAKGIALRGYAVTLLSLSDRLDYEIPGEINYIVDRDKGKKGPFRKLCELRRRAASLDSLLPELFRQYGKPTLVISSLHKTDRIVVRSSVLNTCNLWFCVHGMFSRSYLGNKTGFSRWLKTRKIKKVYQNRSIISVSDAVGEDLINNVGLKPSALMTIYNPFHLDDIRARAGQSNPYAHETYIAHVGRFHHVKRHDRLLEAFSLANLPCKLIIVGQGEDAVTRTIQDKVSQLNLQDRVIFTGFTKNPLPIIKGAKMIALSSDSEGLPSVLIEALICHTPVVSTACPGGASEIMTGELQPYLAELTSASLAEKMRKAWDTPPHISEEMYHKFSYDIIIDRYLSLQK; translated from the coding sequence ATGAAGAACCATATTCTGTTTATCATCGATGGCCTGCCCGGTGGCGGAGCGGAAAATGTCACTCTTACGCTGGCAAAGGGGATCGCGCTGCGTGGCTATGCCGTCACACTGCTGTCGTTAAGCGACCGCCTTGATTATGAGATCCCCGGCGAAATTAATTATATTGTTGATCGCGACAAGGGAAAAAAAGGTCCTTTCCGTAAGCTGTGCGAGCTGAGAAGACGCGCTGCCTCGCTGGATAGCTTATTGCCCGAACTGTTCCGTCAATATGGCAAACCCACGCTGGTGATAAGCAGCCTGCACAAAACCGATCGTATCGTGGTGCGTTCCAGCGTGCTCAATACCTGTAATCTGTGGTTCTGTGTCCACGGCATGTTCTCACGATCTTACCTCGGTAATAAAACCGGTTTTAGCCGCTGGCTGAAAACACGAAAAATAAAAAAAGTTTACCAAAACCGGAGCATTATCTCTGTTTCAGATGCCGTAGGTGAAGACCTGATCAACAATGTTGGGCTTAAACCATCGGCGTTGATGACCATCTATAATCCCTTCCATCTGGACGACATCAGGGCGCGGGCGGGGCAAAGCAATCCTTATGCCCATGAGACCTATATTGCGCATGTGGGCCGCTTTCACCATGTGAAAAGGCATGACAGGTTATTAGAAGCGTTCTCGCTGGCTAACCTGCCATGCAAACTGATCATCGTCGGGCAGGGTGAAGACGCCGTGACCCGCACGATTCAGGATAAAGTTTCACAGCTAAACCTACAGGACAGAGTGATCTTTACAGGCTTTACGAAAAACCCGCTCCCAATCATTAAAGGCGCAAAAATGATTGCGCTGAGTTCCGACAGCGAAGGTTTGCCGTCCGTCCTGATTGAAGCCCTGATTTGCCATACACCTGTTGTCAGTACCGCCTGCCCCGGCGGAGCATCTGAGATTATGACCGGTGAACTTCAGCCTTATCTGGCAGAGCTAACCAGTGCATCTCTGGCCGAGAAAATGCGTAAAGCATGGGATACGCCGCCACATATTAGTGAAGAGATGTACCATAAGTTCAGCTATGACATTATTATTGACCGGTACTTATCATTGCAAAAATAA
- a CDS encoding glycosyltransferase family 9 protein, with protein MKNILIIRRDNIGDLVCTTPLIEGVKIAYPDANVYLLINTVSHDVVKNNPYIHTTFIYRKIKHKTKNETKVGVYFDRIKIILKLRHIAFDAVILANPRPCKYSLRMAKMIGAKNIVGATDGDGAITVPFRREDFHGKHQVERTFSYLSAITDRKVAIPPVRIWLTDQEREAAAERIAALQPGQTIGLAVHISSRSEKRRWLLERYTEIIQRYLREYSGSVLIFWSPQGTLEPDDIGDQYRAEQLLAACKDERVSLYPTASVRELVAAYEKCEHLLCSDGGQMHLASAMNKKQVVFFGDTSVDEWHPWTGEYEILQTESGECFDITVDEVWEKIQSQHIKDIALN; from the coding sequence ATGAAGAATATTTTAATAATTCGCCGCGATAATATTGGCGATCTGGTCTGTACTACCCCGCTGATTGAAGGGGTGAAAATTGCCTACCCTGATGCGAATGTCTATTTATTAATCAACACTGTCAGCCATGATGTGGTCAAAAATAATCCTTATATTCACACTACTTTTATATATCGTAAGATAAAACACAAAACCAAAAATGAAACGAAAGTTGGTGTTTATTTCGATCGTATAAAAATAATTTTAAAATTGCGGCACATTGCATTTGATGCGGTTATTCTGGCTAATCCAAGGCCATGTAAATATAGCCTGAGAATGGCCAAAATGATTGGCGCTAAAAATATCGTTGGTGCAACAGATGGCGATGGCGCTATCACTGTCCCGTTTCGTCGGGAAGACTTTCATGGTAAACATCAGGTTGAACGTACCTTCAGTTATTTATCGGCCATTACCGACAGGAAGGTTGCTATCCCGCCGGTGCGCATCTGGTTAACTGACCAGGAGCGTGAAGCTGCCGCAGAACGGATTGCTGCTTTACAGCCGGGTCAAACTATCGGGCTGGCGGTACATATCAGTAGCCGCAGTGAAAAGCGTCGCTGGCTGCTGGAGCGCTATACAGAAATTATTCAGCGTTACCTGCGGGAATACAGCGGCAGTGTATTGATTTTTTGGTCACCTCAGGGAACGCTGGAACCGGATGATATTGGCGATCAATATCGTGCTGAACAGCTGCTGGCGGCATGTAAAGATGAGAGGGTTTCCCTGTACCCCACCGCGTCGGTTCGCGAGCTGGTGGCGGCCTATGAAAAATGTGAGCATCTCCTTTGCAGCGATGGCGGACAGATGCACCTGGCATCAGCGATGAATAAAAAGCAGGTAGTATTTTTTGGTGATACCAGCGTGGATGAGTGGCACCCGTGGACGGGTGAGTATGAAATTCTGCAAACTGAATCCGGCGAATGTTTTGATATCACGGTTGATGAGGTGTGGGAAAAAATTCAGTCGCAACACATAAAAGATATTGCGCTGAATTAA
- the radC gene encoding RadC family protein: protein MEENWKGLPPREKLVEFSPAALSDTELLAIFLRTGTRGMHVMALAQRLLDVFGSLHRMMTAPPEDFRAIHGIGMAKYAQLNAVAELARRCFTSPQALEKTTVSSSEQMLDFLNSSLAHREREIFQVVFFDNQHRVIHTSEMFSGTLNSVEVHPREIVREALKRNAAALILAHNHPSGLAEPSRADRTITKQIVSACALMNIRVLDHMVIGRGEYVSFAERGWL, encoded by the coding sequence ATGGAAGAGAACTGGAAGGGGCTCCCCCCGCGTGAAAAATTAGTAGAGTTCAGCCCGGCGGCGTTGAGCGACACTGAATTACTGGCCATTTTCCTGCGAACCGGCACACGCGGAATGCATGTTATGGCACTGGCGCAGCGGTTACTCGATGTATTCGGATCGCTGCATCGGATGATGACTGCCCCCCCGGAGGATTTTAGGGCAATCCACGGGATAGGTATGGCAAAATATGCGCAGCTTAATGCGGTGGCAGAACTTGCCCGGCGCTGCTTCACCAGCCCACAGGCGCTGGAGAAAACTACAGTCAGTAGTTCTGAACAGATGCTGGATTTTCTTAACAGCTCCCTGGCACATCGGGAGCGGGAAATTTTTCAGGTGGTCTTTTTTGATAACCAGCATCGGGTGATTCATACCAGCGAAATGTTCAGCGGTACGCTGAATAGTGTAGAAGTTCATCCGCGAGAAATTGTCCGCGAAGCGCTAAAACGAAATGCAGCAGCGTTAATTCTGGCGCATAATCACCCATCAGGGCTGGCAGAACCCAGCCGTGCCGATCGCACAATCACTAAGCAAATCGTGAGTGCATGTGCCCTGATGAATATTCGGGTGCTTGACCATATGGTGATCGGTCGGGGGGAGTATGTCTCTTTTGCTGAACGGGGCTGGTTATAG
- the rpmG gene encoding 50S ribosomal protein L33 — protein MAKGIREKIKLVSSAGTGHFYTTTKNKRTKPEKLELKKFDPVVRQHVIYKEAKIK, from the coding sequence ATGGCTAAAGGTATTCGTGAGAAGATCAAGCTGGTTTCTTCTGCTGGTACAGGTCACTTCTATACCACCACGAAGAACAAACGTACTAAGCCGGAAAAATTGGAACTGAAGAAATTCGATCCAGTTGTCCGCCAGCACGTGATCTATAAAGAAGCTAAGATTAAGTAA
- the rpmB gene encoding 50S ribosomal protein L28, with the protein MSRVCQVTGKRPVTGNNRSHAMNATKRRFLPNLHSHRFWVESEKRFVTLRVSAKGMRVIDKKGIDTVLADMRTRGEKY; encoded by the coding sequence ATGTCACGAGTCTGCCAAGTAACTGGCAAGCGTCCGGTAACGGGTAACAACCGTTCCCACGCAATGAACGCGACGAAACGCCGTTTCCTGCCTAACCTGCACTCTCACCGTTTTTGGGTTGAGAGCGAAAAGCGCTTCGTTACACTGCGCGTATCTGCCAAAGGCATGCGCGTAATTGATAAGAAGGGTATTGATACGGTCTTGGCCGATATGCGTACCCGCGGTGAGAAGTACTAA